Genomic DNA from Niallia circulans:
GTATGGAGTCCGCTTCTTTCTGTACTTGGTTCTGGAGCAATAGGCTTTGTTTATCATGGCAAGTTTGACGCTCATAAATACTTGCAGCTGCTTGAAGACTATGAAATCAATGTGCTGTGCTGTACTCCTACAGAGTATCGCCTAATGGCAAAAGTAGAGGAGATAGGTAGTTTCAAGCTTCCAAGCTTAAGAAGTGCTGTGTCAGCAGGAGAACCGCTTAATAGGGAAGTAATTGACGTATTCAAGGAGCATTTCAATTTGGATGTTCGTGATGGATATGGACAAACCGAAAATACGTTGCTGCTTGGCATTACAAAAGGAGTTTCCCTCAGACCAGGCTCAATGGGCAAGCCAACACCAGGCAATATTGTCGAAATAGTCGATGAGGATGGAAGCCCGTGTGCAGTTGGAGAAGTCGGCGATATTGCTGTACATAAAGACACACCGGCCCTATTCAAGGAATACTTTAAAGAGCCTGAACGAACGAAACAGCAGTTCAGAGGTGACTACTACGTTACAGGTGACAGAGCGAAAAAGGATGAAGACGGCTATTTCTGGTTTGAAGGTAGAAGTGATGATATCATTATCAGTTCTGGCTATACAATAGGCCCGTTTGAGGTAGAAGATGCTCTTGTTAAGCATCCAGCAGTAAAGGAGTGTGCTGTTGTCGCAAGTCCTGATTCTATCAGAGGGAATGTAGTTAAAGCATTTATCGTGCTGCGTGACGGAATTGAAGGGACAGATGGCTTAGTCAAGGAATTGCAAACACATGTCAAAAATGCAACTGCTCCGTATAAGTATCCGCGTAAAATTGAATTTATTAATGAACTTCCTAAAACGGCTTCAGGAAAAACAAGAAGAGTCGAGCTAAGGGATAATGAATTAAAAAACAAAGGATAACTTGTTCTTAGTATGGATAAACTGGATTATTAGCATCTTTCGGTTTTCAAACAATTGTCTATATAACTGAAGGAATAGGCAGCATGTATGCGAAATATATACATAGCTGCTTATTTATTTAGGAGGAAAAAATGGGAACGTTATTTTATGGTGGAACAATATACACAATGAGACAAGAGGGAGAAACGGTTGACGCTGTTTATGCAAATGGCTCACACATCATGGATTATGGAAGTGTAAAGGAACTGGAAAGAAAATATGGCAAGGAGTTGACTGACCGCGTTCATTTGAAGGGCGGAGTTATGCTGCCAGGCTTTGTCGACAGCCATATGCATTTAATCGGTCATGGAGAAAGACTGATTCGCTTAGATCTTTCAGCATGCACCTCCAAGCAAGAAGCACTATCTCTTATTAAGAAATCTGCAGAAAAAACAGCAGATGGGGAATGGATACTTGGCGGAGGCTGGAATGAAAACCTCTGGGATGATAGAACACCATTTACAAAAGAAGAATTGGACAACGTAGTCCCGCATAATCCAATTGTTTTGGACAGAATCTGCAAGCATGCAATTGCTGTTAATACAAAAGCTTTGGAGCAGGCAAAAGTAACAAGCGATACAGCAGAACCGTTTGGCGGGGTGATTGAAAAAGACGGAACGGGAGCACTCACAGGTGTATTAAAGGACAAGGCGCAAGAGCTTATTACAAATGCCATCCCAGAAAAAAGCCATGAATATGTAAAGAATGCGTTGCGTAGAGGAATTAAGGATGCCTATAGACTTGGTTTAACTGGAGCTCATACAGAGGATTTATTTTACTATCACGGATATGAAGGAACACATCAGGCCTTCAAGCAGGTAATTGAAGAGGAAGGTCTTTTGTTTCGCACACATCTGCTTGTCCATCATCGCGTATTCGCTGAAATGATAACAGCAGCACCTCAAACTGCCTACCAATCTGGTGGAGCTTGGGTGGAGCTTGGTGCTATGAAAATATTTGCGGATGGCGCCTTTGGCGGACGGACAGCATTTTTAAGCAGACCCTATGCCGATGATCCGTCTACACAAGGTGTCTGCATATTTACGCAAACCCAGTTAGATGAGCTAGTGAAGCAGGCAAGAGACAACAATATGCCAGTAGCGGTGCATGCTATTGGTGATGAGGCCTTTGATATGGTTCTTAAGGCAATTGAAAAGCATCCATTAAAGGGATATGGCAGAGACAGGCTTATCCATGCGACAATGCTTCGTGCAGACTTAATCGAGCGCTTAAAGGGACTTCCACTCATACTGGATATTCAACCAAGCTTTGTTACTTCTGATTTTCCATGGGTGTATGATCGCCTTGGTAAGGATAATATGCAATATTGCTATGCATGGAAAACATTACTTGCAGAAGGACTTCATTGTGCCGGCGGTTCAGATGCACCAATTGAGTCTGCAGATCCACTTGCAGGCATCTATTCAGCCGTATTAAGAACAAACGATGAGGATTTAAGCGGCGCTGGATATATGCCTGAGCAAGCTTTATCTGTATATGAGGCAGTGAGCTTATATACAAAAGGGAGTGCCTATGCTATTTGTCATGAGAAGGACAGGGGCATCATCGAAAAAGGATACCTTGCTGACTTTACTGTGCTTGATCAAGATCTGTTTGTGATAAATCACCGTGATATCCAGAACGTAAAAGTATCAAAAACAATTATTGCAAGTGAAGTTGTCTATGAAAAATAAAAGTAATTCGAGATTAGGGAACAGCCTAATCTCTTTCTTTTTTTAAAAAGTTCGGGTTGTGAAATATCGCGAATAGAATTATAATATGAAATATTTCGAAAATAGAAAGAAGAGATAAAGATGAAAGATAATGAGACGAAAACAGGGATATTGTATGCCGTATTTGCATACTTGATTTGGGGTTTGTTCCCTATTTATTGGAAGAACCTGCAAGGTGTTGGCGCCGATGAAATTCTGGCAAATCGTGTTTTATGGTCTTTTGTATTTATGGTTTTGCTTGTGACTATAACAAGAAAGTGGAAGAAGCTGGGGCAAGTGCTATACAGCTTTAAAACAAATAAAAAACAAGGTTTTATGCTGTTTATCGCCTCTGTGCTAGTAAGCTGCAACTGGTTTATTTATATTTGGGCAGTGAATGCCAATCAAATTATTGAAACAAGTCTTGGCTATTATATTAATCCATTGGTCAGCGTTATGCTCGGTATGTTTGTATTAAAGGAAAAGTTAACGAAAGTCCAGTATGTCTCAGTCGGATTAGCAGCTATCGGAGTACTAATCTTGACGATTTCTCATGGAAGCTTTCCATGGATTGCATTATCTTTAGCATTTACCTTTGGTTTGTATGGCTTGGCGAAAAAACTTATCTCCATAGATTCCGAAATAGGACTCACTTTAGAAACGATGTTCATTACACCAATTGCCCTCCTTTACATAGTTTATTTATTTGTAAAGGGAGATCATGCCTTTCTAGCAGGATCTTCAGGTATGGATGTGCTGCTGATGATATCTGGTGTGTTGACAGCTATACCGCTCCTCTTTTTCGCTAAAGGCGCCCAAAGAATACCGCTGTCGATGCTTGGCTTCATTCAGTACATGACACCTACCTTAACATTAATTTTAGGTGTATTTGTTTATGATGAGCCATTTACCTCGACACATCTATTATCCTTTGTATTCATTTGGAGTGCATTAACACTTTATTCATTGTCAAAAACAAAGCTGTTTTCACAATCTAATCACGCAAAACGAAAAGATAGGGCAGAGGCCTAATTGCAAGGATAAAAATGAATGTTAGTAGATGATTAATAAGGAAATATGAAACATTTGGGAGTTTTATACGTAAAAACAAGAGATGAAAAAGGAGGGATACATAAAAAATGAATAAAAAAAGATGGGCCGCCCTTGGAATCGCTGCATTTATATTTGCGTTTTCCATTGCTACAAGTCTTGTGTCAACAGCATTAACGACTGATTTCAACAGTCTCTTTTCGGACTTAGTGGCAAGCGGCAATGAAGAGTTTACAGAGGATACGCTGGAAGACGGGAATGAGTTTAATAAAATAGCCGTTCTTGAAGTGGATGGAACAATACAGGATACTGGTGACACACAATCCATTCTGTCCTCTGCAGGATACAATCATAAGGCATTTATGAAGAAGCTCGATAAAGTGAAGGATGATACAAGCGTAAAGGGAATTATCCTTAAAGTGAACACTCCTGGTGGCGGAGTTGTGGAAAGTGCGGAAATACATGATAAAATAGTCGAAATTCAAGAAGAGGCGAAAAAACCTGTATACGTGTCAATGGGATCTATGGCTGCTTCTGGAGGCTATTATATTTCTGCTCCTGCGGATAAAATCTTTGCAAGTCCTGAAACATTAACAGGGTCATTAGGAGTTATCATGTCAGGCTATAATTTTGAAGGCCTTGCAGAAAAGTACGGAGTTGAATTTGTAACAATTAAAAGCGGTCCTTACAAGGATATCATGAGCTCAACAAGAGAAATGACAGACGAGGAAAGAGATATTCTACAGACGATGATCGACAACTCCTATGATGGCTTCGTGAAGGTAATTGCTGATGGAAGAGGCCTGAAGGAAGACGAAGTTCGAAAAATCGCAGATGGCAGGATATACGATGGCAGACAAGCGAAGGATCTAAACTTAATTGATGATTTTGGTTACCTTGAAGATGTTATTACAGCAATGAAAACCGATAATAAATGGAATGATGCAATGGTTGTAAGCTATAGCGATACTGGAGGGTTTGCTTCAATGTTCGGTATGACTGCAAAAAGTCTGCTAAGCGGAGAAGAAAAAGAAATGGCCAATATACTTAAGATAGCGACAAATGCAAATTCGCCTCGGCTTATGTATTTGTATGCAGAATAGGAGGCCTGAATTATGAGTATGGATATCACAAACACAGATATCGATTCCCTTCCTCAACATGGTGAGGAACCGCCTAAAGCGTACGATTTTAACCATTATGCTGGTTTTTGGATGAGATTTTGGGCATATTTAGTCGATATCATTATTATTACAAGCATACACCGTATCATTATTTATCCAGTATTTCGTTTGTTCGATTTTCCCACTGAAAACACGGGCTTGTTCTCTGTTATTAACATACTCACAGCCCTTGTTTTTTACTTGTACTTTGTTCTAATGACAAAATATTTTAAACAGACGCTTGGGAAAATGATTTTTGGATTGAAAGTAATACCCTTGAAAAAGGAGAAATTGACATGGGATACTGTTATTTTTCGAGAGTGGATCGGCCGGTTCATATCAGCTAGCATTTGGATTCTGTATGCTGTTGTGGCGTTTCAGCCGAAAAAGCAAGGATTGCATGACTTGTTCGCAGATACGGCTGTTGTGCATGAAAGACAAAGAAGATAAGCTTTGAAAAACCTGCCAGGATGGCAGGTTTATTTTTTTTATCTTTAACCAATAATAGTAAGGTTTGAAAGGATGTGCACATTTTGAGAGTGTTATTCATCATCGGCATCATTGTTTTGTGCCTGCTGCTTTTGCTATTACTGCTTTTATTCATGAAAATTACTGTAAAAATACGCTACTACCATGCAAAAGATAATGATGATCTTTCTATTGAAATCAGACTATTATTTGGCCTTATAAGAATAAAGAAGAAATTCCCGCTAATTAAAGTGGATGATAATTCACCTTCGCTTGTCGTGAAGGAAGAAACAAAGGTTAAGGTTGGTGAAGATGGGCCACAGCAAAAAGGTGATAAGAAGACAAAGCAATTTACGGCACAGGAATTATTAAATACCTTATCCAATACAAAAGAAATGCTGCAGCATGTTGTCGGCTTGCACCGGATCATCCGTTATTTACTC
This window encodes:
- the mbcS gene encoding acyl-CoA synthetase MbcS; this translates as MSREELLAPEIYNFVSEIEKFAQNKERLALRWENENGDKQEITYSHLLQQANKVGNVFKAAGLKKGDVVLVIVPRLIEAYQVYIAALKLGLTILPSSEMLRAKDLQYRITHGEVKGVISYHPYLDELNKVEEVSNLKRFVIGKEADGWEYLDKATDNSSAELELTQTNKSDTAFISYTSGTTGNPKGVVHTHAWAYAHLRTAAPNWLCIEEGDLVWATAGPGWQKWVWSPLLSVLGSGAIGFVYHGKFDAHKYLQLLEDYEINVLCCTPTEYRLMAKVEEIGSFKLPSLRSAVSAGEPLNREVIDVFKEHFNLDVRDGYGQTENTLLLGITKGVSLRPGSMGKPTPGNIVEIVDEDGSPCAVGEVGDIAVHKDTPALFKEYFKEPERTKQQFRGDYYVTGDRAKKDEDGYFWFEGRSDDIIISSGYTIGPFEVEDALVKHPAVKECAVVASPDSIRGNVVKAFIVLRDGIEGTDGLVKELQTHVKNATAPYKYPRKIEFINELPKTASGKTRRVELRDNELKNKG
- a CDS encoding amidohydrolase is translated as MGTLFYGGTIYTMRQEGETVDAVYANGSHIMDYGSVKELERKYGKELTDRVHLKGGVMLPGFVDSHMHLIGHGERLIRLDLSACTSKQEALSLIKKSAEKTADGEWILGGGWNENLWDDRTPFTKEELDNVVPHNPIVLDRICKHAIAVNTKALEQAKVTSDTAEPFGGVIEKDGTGALTGVLKDKAQELITNAIPEKSHEYVKNALRRGIKDAYRLGLTGAHTEDLFYYHGYEGTHQAFKQVIEEEGLLFRTHLLVHHRVFAEMITAAPQTAYQSGGAWVELGAMKIFADGAFGGRTAFLSRPYADDPSTQGVCIFTQTQLDELVKQARDNNMPVAVHAIGDEAFDMVLKAIEKHPLKGYGRDRLIHATMLRADLIERLKGLPLILDIQPSFVTSDFPWVYDRLGKDNMQYCYAWKTLLAEGLHCAGGSDAPIESADPLAGIYSAVLRTNDEDLSGAGYMPEQALSVYEAVSLYTKGSAYAICHEKDRGIIEKGYLADFTVLDQDLFVINHRDIQNVKVSKTIIASEVVYEK
- the rarD gene encoding EamA family transporter RarD, translated to MKDNETKTGILYAVFAYLIWGLFPIYWKNLQGVGADEILANRVLWSFVFMVLLVTITRKWKKLGQVLYSFKTNKKQGFMLFIASVLVSCNWFIYIWAVNANQIIETSLGYYINPLVSVMLGMFVLKEKLTKVQYVSVGLAAIGVLILTISHGSFPWIALSLAFTFGLYGLAKKLISIDSEIGLTLETMFITPIALLYIVYLFVKGDHAFLAGSSGMDVLLMISGVLTAIPLLFFAKGAQRIPLSMLGFIQYMTPTLTLILGVFVYDEPFTSTHLLSFVFIWSALTLYSLSKTKLFSQSNHAKRKDRAEA
- the sppA gene encoding signal peptide peptidase SppA, producing the protein MNKKRWAALGIAAFIFAFSIATSLVSTALTTDFNSLFSDLVASGNEEFTEDTLEDGNEFNKIAVLEVDGTIQDTGDTQSILSSAGYNHKAFMKKLDKVKDDTSVKGIILKVNTPGGGVVESAEIHDKIVEIQEEAKKPVYVSMGSMAASGGYYISAPADKIFASPETLTGSLGVIMSGYNFEGLAEKYGVEFVTIKSGPYKDIMSSTREMTDEERDILQTMIDNSYDGFVKVIADGRGLKEDEVRKIADGRIYDGRQAKDLNLIDDFGYLEDVITAMKTDNKWNDAMVVSYSDTGGFASMFGMTAKSLLSGEEKEMANILKIATNANSPRLMYLYAE
- a CDS encoding RDD family protein, which translates into the protein MDITNTDIDSLPQHGEEPPKAYDFNHYAGFWMRFWAYLVDIIIITSIHRIIIYPVFRLFDFPTENTGLFSVINILTALVFYLYFVLMTKYFKQTLGKMIFGLKVIPLKKEKLTWDTVIFREWIGRFISASIWILYAVVAFQPKKQGLHDLFADTAVVHERQRR
- a CDS encoding DUF2953 domain-containing protein; amino-acid sequence: MLFIIGIIVLCLLLLLLLLLFMKITVKIRYYHAKDNDDLSIEIRLLFGLIRIKKKFPLIKVDDNSPSLVVKEETKVKVGEDGPQQKGDKKTKQFTAQELLNTLSNTKEMLQHVVGLHRIIRYLLSKFQIKDIEWSSIVGLGDAAHTGAIAGAVWAVKGAIIGIVSNYMKMQNMPHIHIYPQFQRNVSETLFKCMIRFRLGHAMIAGIKLVKYWKGGLPHLKTNNEASAIQK